One window from the genome of Drosophila albomicans strain 15112-1751.03 chromosome 2L, ASM965048v2, whole genome shotgun sequence encodes:
- the LOC117565375 gene encoding LIM/homeobox protein Lhx3-like isoform X2, whose amino-acid sequence MELLKLMMFKSDFLSNGKCDDRVPPINLSQLPEFLLSTIPKCGGCHELILDRFILKVLERTWHAKCLQCSECHAQLNDKCFARNGQLFCKEDFFKRYGTKCSACDMGIPPTQVVRRAQDNVYHLQCFLCAMCSRTLNTGDEFYLMEDRKLICKRDYEEAKAKGLYLDGSLDGDQPNKRPRTTITAKQLETLKTAYNNSPKPARHVREQLSQDTGLDMRVVQVWFQNRRAKEKRLKKDAGRTRWSQYFRSMKGNCSPRTDKFLDKDDLKVDYDSFSHHDLSNDSYSTVNLGLDEGASPHSIRGSYLHGSSSPSQYPPSSRSPPAVGQSHTFGSYPDNIVYTNIDHAVGAGMHPNKSHHRLHSSNNVSDLSNDSSPDQGYPDFPPSPDSWLGDSGSTNNTSINNNNNNASSNNNNSNNNNNSSGTNTGSSGNGSGPTSNSNATAAATPNPATPGVHY is encoded by the exons ATGGAACTTTTGAAGCTAATGATGTTCAAAAGTGACTTTCTGTCCAATGGCAAATGTGACGATCGCGTACCGCCCATTAACCTCAGTCAATTGCCAGAGTTTCTCTTGT CAACGATACCAAAGTGTGGCGGATGCCACGAACTGATCCTCGATCGCTTCATACTCAAGGTGCTGGAGAGGACATGGCACGCCAAGTGCCTACAATGCAGCGAGTGCCACGCCCAGCTGAACGACAAGTGTTTCGCACGGAACGGGCAGCTGTTCTGCAAGGAGGACTTCTTCAA ACGTTATGGTACGAAGTGTTCCGCTTGTGATATGGGAATACCGCCAACGCAGGTGGTGCGTCGTGCCCAGGACAATGTCTATCATCTGCAGTGCTTCCTCTGCGCCATGTGCTCGCGCACCCTCAACACCGGCGATGAGTTCTATCTGATGGAGGATCGCAAGCTCATCTGCAAGCGTGACTACGAGGAGGCTAAGGCGAAGG GTCTCTATTTGGACGGCTCGCTGGACGGTGATCAGCCGAATAAAAGGCCGCGGACCACAATCACCGCTAAGCAGCTGGAGACTCTGAAGACCGCGTACAACAATAGCCCGAAACCCGCCCGACATGTACGTGAACAACTGTCCCAGGACACGGGTCTCGATATGCGTGTGGTGCAAGTCTGGTTTCAGAACAG gcGCGCCAAGGAGAAGCGCCTGAAAAAGGATGCAGGACGCACTCGATGGAGCCAATACTTCCGCTCAATGAAGGGCAACTGCTCGCCCCGCACTGACAAATTCCTCGACAAGGATGACCTGAAGGTGGATTACGACAGCTTCAGTCATCATG ATCTTAGCAACGATAGCTACAGCACCGTCAATTTGGGCCTGGACGAAGGCGCCTCGCCGCACAGCATACGCGGTTCCTACTTGCATGGCAGCTCGAGTCCATCGCAGTATCCTCCGAGCAGTCGCTCCCCGCCAGCGGTGGGCCAAAGCCACACGTTCGGCTCATATCCCGACAATATTGTATACACTAATATTG ATCACGCTGTGGGTGCTGGAATGCATCCAAACAAATCACATCATCGCCTGCACAGTAGCAACAATGTTTCAGATTTAAGCAACGATTCTAGTCCCGATCAGGGCTATCCTGACTTTCCACCCAGTCCCGACTCCTGGCTTGGCGATTCGGGgagcaccaacaacaccagcatcaacaacaacaacaacaatgcaagcagtaataataacaatagcaacaataacaataacagcagtGGCACAAACACGGGATCCTCCGGAAACGGAAGTGGGCCAACATCCAATtcaaatgcaacagcagccgcaactCCCAATCCTGCAACTCCCGGCGTTCATTACTGA
- the LOC117565375 gene encoding LIM/homeobox protein Lhx3-like isoform X3: MQIATIPKCGGCHELILDRFILKVLERTWHAKCLQCSECHAQLNDKCFARNGQLFCKEDFFKRYGTKCSACDMGIPPTQVVRRAQDNVYHLQCFLCAMCSRTLNTGDEFYLMEDRKLICKRDYEEAKAKGLYLDGSLDGDQPNKRPRTTITAKQLETLKTAYNNSPKPARHVREQLSQDTGLDMRVVQVWFQNRRAKEKRLKKDAGRTRWSQYFRSMKGNCSPRTDKFLDKDDLKVDYDSFSHHDLSNDSYSTVNLGLDEGASPHSIRGSYLHGSSSPSQYPPSSRSPPAVGQSHTFGSYPDNIVYTNIDHAVGAGMHPNKSHHRLHSSNNVSDLSNDSSPDQGYPDFPPSPDSWLGDSGSTNNTSINNNNNNASSNNNNSNNNNNSSGTNTGSSGNGSGPTSNSNATAAATPNPATPGVHY, translated from the exons atgcaaatcg CAACGATACCAAAGTGTGGCGGATGCCACGAACTGATCCTCGATCGCTTCATACTCAAGGTGCTGGAGAGGACATGGCACGCCAAGTGCCTACAATGCAGCGAGTGCCACGCCCAGCTGAACGACAAGTGTTTCGCACGGAACGGGCAGCTGTTCTGCAAGGAGGACTTCTTCAA ACGTTATGGTACGAAGTGTTCCGCTTGTGATATGGGAATACCGCCAACGCAGGTGGTGCGTCGTGCCCAGGACAATGTCTATCATCTGCAGTGCTTCCTCTGCGCCATGTGCTCGCGCACCCTCAACACCGGCGATGAGTTCTATCTGATGGAGGATCGCAAGCTCATCTGCAAGCGTGACTACGAGGAGGCTAAGGCGAAGG GTCTCTATTTGGACGGCTCGCTGGACGGTGATCAGCCGAATAAAAGGCCGCGGACCACAATCACCGCTAAGCAGCTGGAGACTCTGAAGACCGCGTACAACAATAGCCCGAAACCCGCCCGACATGTACGTGAACAACTGTCCCAGGACACGGGTCTCGATATGCGTGTGGTGCAAGTCTGGTTTCAGAACAG gcGCGCCAAGGAGAAGCGCCTGAAAAAGGATGCAGGACGCACTCGATGGAGCCAATACTTCCGCTCAATGAAGGGCAACTGCTCGCCCCGCACTGACAAATTCCTCGACAAGGATGACCTGAAGGTGGATTACGACAGCTTCAGTCATCATG ATCTTAGCAACGATAGCTACAGCACCGTCAATTTGGGCCTGGACGAAGGCGCCTCGCCGCACAGCATACGCGGTTCCTACTTGCATGGCAGCTCGAGTCCATCGCAGTATCCTCCGAGCAGTCGCTCCCCGCCAGCGGTGGGCCAAAGCCACACGTTCGGCTCATATCCCGACAATATTGTATACACTAATATTG ATCACGCTGTGGGTGCTGGAATGCATCCAAACAAATCACATCATCGCCTGCACAGTAGCAACAATGTTTCAGATTTAAGCAACGATTCTAGTCCCGATCAGGGCTATCCTGACTTTCCACCCAGTCCCGACTCCTGGCTTGGCGATTCGGGgagcaccaacaacaccagcatcaacaacaacaacaacaatgcaagcagtaataataacaatagcaacaataacaataacagcagtGGCACAAACACGGGATCCTCCGGAAACGGAAGTGGGCCAACATCCAATtcaaatgcaacagcagccgcaactCCCAATCCTGCAACTCCCGGCGTTCATTACTGA